The Mytilus galloprovincialis chromosome 2, xbMytGall1.hap1.1, whole genome shotgun sequence genome has a window encoding:
- the LOC143063747 gene encoding cyclic AMP-dependent transcription factor ATF-6 beta-like has translation MTLDFVSEVDRKFYSNNLLTNDDWENTTMDLNDLLGMENYPSELMPDLPDDFPMNIDDVQTDFHDTLLQEYSDSSDSGISSILPENVLKHEQRLDSSPDIKHEPLSPSFSFTSESSESQVCLDGVKDSPPPSPCYSQPSPPYSSTSSQLQNIVYVDDITPDLSSAINPVIITQPKYNTILNSKVRIKPKPVSAVNTQTVKVSQPKPPTAPVQKTVVITPEEFNKLKAEGILKFPQPAAQRPVQIISSTAVANPTVQVDNEIKAIKRQQRMIKNRESASLSRKRKKEYLTGLEDNLHEFNEMNRKLQEENELLKKKLKSLQDENDRLKKCTGASPAKKICLMAVFAMLSLNLLSLNDFIIKPNSKPELSVHKGRQLMSVQEEYSVSSLVPDFSWTGLKKLMEDNPFESLDNKTLYQMYTCPSLFNKTESIRLADQLSGWMQSHELTKKKSANKEKKNPNKKKKNLTTLQKAVRGNYHQQRPSDTRHFDHGYQVKVFDGGDGNIWKSIPRRNDTFYVLSFSEDYFLVPATAHNKTMRPRMSFVMPAVGLNDTMQPPSGNVGMMQIDCEVLNTQLIHVHKSSLPPNQRNTTFYREEFYP, from the exons atgacaCTGGATTTTGTGTCCGAAGTGGACAGAAAGTTCTACTCCAACAACTTACTAACAAACGATGACTGGG aAAATACAACGATGGATCTCAATGATTTACTGGGTATGGAGAACTATCCCAGTGAACTGATGCCTGACTTACCTGATGATTTTCCT ATGAATATAGATGATGTTCAGACAGATTTTCATGATACTTTACTACAAGAATACAGTGACAGTTCTGACAGTGGAATCAGCA GTATCTTGCCagaaaatgtattaaaacatgAACAGAGGTTAGACAGTTCACCAGACATCAAACATGAACCACTATCACCATCTTTTTCATTCACATCAGAATCCTCTGAATCACAG GTATGCCTTGACGGAGTGAAGGACAGTCCACCACCATCCCCATGTTATTCACAGCCGTCACCGCCTTATTCTTCAACCTCATCACAATTACAGAACATTGTCTACGTAGACGACATCACACCAGATCTTAGTAGTGCTATAAACCCTGTTATCATTACACAACCTAAATACAACACAATATTGAACTCTAAAGTCAGGATTAAACCAAAACCTGTATCAGCAGTAAATACTCAAACCGTCAAAGTCTCACAACCAAAACCACCAACAG CTCCTGTTCAGAAAACAGTTGTTATAACACCAGAAGAATTTAACAAACTGAAAGCAGAAGGGATATTAAAGTTCCCACAGCCAGCAGCCCAGCGACCTGTCCAGATTATTTCATCTACTGCAGTAGCTAATCCCACAGTACAAGTTGATAATGAG ATAAAAGCTATAAAAAGACAGCAGCGGATGATAAAAAATAGAGAATCAGCAAGCTTGTCAAGAAAGAGGAAAAAAGAG TACCTCACAGGCCTAGAAGACAATTTACATGAATTTAATGAAATGAATAGAAAGTTACAAGAAGAAAATGAGCTGTTGAAAAAGAAACTAAAGTCTCTTCAGGATGAG AATGATCGATTGAAGAAGTGTACTGGTGCATCACCAGCTAAAAAGATCTGTTTAATGGCAGTTTTTGCAATGCTCAGcttgaatttgttgtcattaaa tGACTTTATTATTAAGCCCAACTCTAAACCTGAACTATCAGTTCACAAAGGGAGACAACTTATGTCAGTACAAGAAGAATACTCAGTCAGTAGTTTGGTGCCCGATTTTTCATGGACCGGACTGAAGAAATTAATGGAAGATAATCCATTTGAAAGTCTAGATAATAAGACACTGTATCAGATGTACACCTGTCCGTCACTCTTCAATAAGACAGAGTCTATAAG ATTGGCAGATCAGTTATCAGGCTGGATGCAGTCACATGAACTCACTAAGAAGAAATCAGctaataaagaaaagaaaaatccaaataaaaagaaaaagaatcttACAACACTTCAAAAAGCTGTGAGAGGAAACTATCATCAGCAAAGACCAAGTGATACAAG ACACTTTGATCATGGTTACCAAGTGAAAGTATTTGATGGAGGAGATGGAAACATCTGGAAGTCAATACCAAGGAGAAATGACACCttttatgttttgtcatttagtgaG GATTATTTCCTAGTGCCAGCAACAGCTCACAACAAAACAATGCGACCAAGAATGTCTTTTGTTATGCCAGCAGTTGGTTTAAATG ATACCATGCAACCGCCTTCAGGAAATGTTGGAATGATGCAGATAGATTGTGAGGTGTTAAACACACAATTAATACACGTTCATAAATCTAGTTTACCACCTAATCAAAGAAACACTACTTTCTACAGAGAGGAATTTTATCCTTGA